One part of the Salinivirga cyanobacteriivorans genome encodes these proteins:
- a CDS encoding type IX secretion system membrane protein PorP/SprF: MRIIFVLIILTISTWSMAQTIPHATLFQYNHMMVNPGYSGMNDGITVNTVVRNQWMGWEGAPNTQNFNVHMPFKLFGAEHGAGLTLMNDEAGFENNIAIGLNYAYRRDIAEGTMGIGVGFGFYNQSLSGTFDPIEEGDGLIPQGEDEALFFDLNIGGFYKTDKLYFGFSVNHLTAPEVKYKNSTGGSYPYYQRAAFLTAGYRYQLSNPLFELEPNIMVYTTGSSTQAAFNAIMHYKSRFWGGVGYRVIDAASVMAGAEIIEGLNIGLAYDIPTSQVINATAGSFEFTVQYIFKVDLEKDDRIYRSVRFL; this comes from the coding sequence TAATAATTTTAACTATATCCACTTGGTCAATGGCACAAACCATACCACATGCGACATTATTTCAGTACAATCACATGATGGTTAATCCCGGGTATTCAGGCATGAATGATGGGATTACGGTCAATACTGTTGTAAGAAATCAATGGATGGGATGGGAAGGTGCTCCAAATACTCAGAATTTTAATGTGCACATGCCATTTAAGCTTTTTGGTGCTGAACACGGAGCCGGATTAACCCTTATGAACGACGAAGCCGGATTTGAAAATAACATTGCCATTGGGCTGAATTATGCCTACCGACGCGATATTGCTGAAGGTACAATGGGTATTGGTGTTGGTTTTGGTTTTTATAACCAATCCCTTAGTGGCACATTCGATCCGATTGAGGAAGGAGATGGACTAATTCCGCAAGGTGAAGATGAGGCACTTTTTTTTGACCTAAATATTGGAGGTTTTTATAAGACAGACAAGCTATATTTTGGTTTTTCAGTTAATCATTTAACAGCACCGGAAGTAAAATATAAAAACAGTACCGGGGGAAGTTATCCTTATTACCAAAGAGCAGCATTTTTAACCGCCGGATACCGTTATCAACTAAGTAATCCACTATTTGAGTTAGAACCCAATATAATGGTTTATACTACAGGCTCTTCAACGCAGGCAGCATTTAATGCAATAATGCATTATAAAAGCCGTTTTTGGGGAGGAGTTGGATACAGGGTTATAGATGCTGCATCAGTTATGGCTGGTGCCGAAATAATTGAGGGTTTAAATATAGGTTTAGCCTATGATATACCCACATCGCAGGTAATTAATGCCACAGCAGGTTCGTTTGAATTTACTGTGCAATATATTTTTAAGGTCGATCTTGAAAAGGATGACCGGATTTATAGAAGTGTTAGATTTTTGTAA
- a CDS encoding SUMF1/EgtB/PvdO family nonheme iron enzyme produces the protein MKKLIVLLTAATLLSACNTGGDGELTGVDGRAPGYDQTPYGMVLVEQGSYTMGPSDDDVPWALNAQSKTVSISSFWMDETEITNNEYRQFVHWVRDSLAYRMLGEQIDEYLIRENEFGEEIDPPYINWNEPIVWDGQEEQEILADLYYPENERFFRMKTIDPRKLVYHYYWVDYKQAAEKFTFDNEVRRRYNYETGQYDGELYNEEGIKEEVQDRSSFIMEESTPIYPDTLVWISDFSYSYNEPMANSYFYHPTYDNYPVVGVNWIQAKAFAVWRTNLLNAAQSRRGEPSVQDYQLPTEAQWERAARGGLDLVPYPWGGYYTRDGEGCFLANFKPLRGDYTEDGALRTHEVAAYNPNDFGLYDMAGNVAEWTRNAFDESAYTFTHDMDPEYEYRALDSDPPVLKRKVVRGGSWKDIGYYLQNGTRAYEYQDTAKSYIGFRCVRSYMGSGQDAPSSNVY, from the coding sequence ATGAAAAAACTAATTGTTTTATTAACTGCAGCGACACTATTAAGTGCTTGTAATACTGGTGGAGACGGTGAGTTGACCGGCGTTGATGGGCGTGCACCAGGTTACGATCAAACTCCTTACGGAATGGTTTTGGTTGAGCAGGGAAGCTACACTATGGGGCCATCAGACGATGATGTACCTTGGGCGCTGAATGCACAATCTAAAACAGTTTCAATTTCATCTTTCTGGATGGATGAAACAGAAATTACCAATAACGAATACAGACAATTTGTACATTGGGTAAGAGATTCACTGGCCTACCGCATGCTTGGTGAACAAATAGATGAATACCTGATTCGTGAAAATGAATTCGGAGAAGAGATAGATCCCCCATATATTAACTGGAATGAACCTATTGTTTGGGACGGACAAGAAGAACAAGAGATTCTTGCAGATCTTTATTATCCGGAAAATGAAAGGTTTTTCCGCATGAAGACGATAGATCCCAGAAAACTTGTATACCATTACTATTGGGTAGATTACAAGCAAGCAGCGGAAAAATTTACTTTTGATAACGAAGTAAGAAGAAGATATAATTATGAAACAGGCCAATATGATGGCGAGTTATACAATGAAGAAGGAATAAAAGAAGAGGTGCAGGACAGGTCCTCATTTATTATGGAAGAGTCTACTCCAATATATCCGGATACATTGGTTTGGATAAGTGATTTTTCCTACTCATACAACGAACCAATGGCCAATTCTTACTTCTATCATCCTACATATGATAATTATCCTGTTGTTGGCGTAAATTGGATTCAAGCCAAAGCTTTTGCCGTTTGGAGAACGAATTTACTTAATGCGGCACAATCACGCAGAGGTGAACCTAGTGTTCAGGATTATCAACTGCCAACAGAAGCACAGTGGGAAAGAGCTGCCAGAGGTGGTTTAGATCTAGTTCCATACCCATGGGGAGGATATTATACCAGAGATGGTGAAGGATGTTTCCTTGCCAACTTCAAACCACTCCGCGGTGATTACACAGAAGATGGAGCACTTCGCACGCACGAAGTAGCTGCTTACAATCCTAATGATTTTGGTCTGTATGATATGGCTGGTAATGTTGCAGAATGGACTCGTAATGCCTTTGACGAATCGGCCTACACATTTACTCACGATATGGATCCGGAATATGAATACAGGGCCCTGGATAGTGATCCACCAGTATTAAAGCGTAAAGTTGTCCGGGGTGGCTCATGGAAAGATATTGGATATTATTTGCAAAACGGAACACGTGCCTACGAATATCAGGATACAGCAAAATCTTACATCGGTTTTAGATGTGTACGCTCTTATATGGGTAGTGGTCAAGACGCCCCTAGTTCTAATGTTTACTAA
- the gldL gene encoding gliding motility protein GldL: MTLSEFVESKTYKTIMKYVYGWGASVVLAGALFKIQHYPGAGAMLVAGMSTEVLIFFLSAFEPLHEEPDWTLVYPELAGMTNDLDDDLPRQDYGIQRDSRLFNVSEAPPPAPTQAAPTQQAPAPQRSGEAQPQGVAPAGGGYPPAGGQKTYALERFDELLEKAELGPDLFVKMGEGIQRLSNTAEDLNKMQDVVAANENYAANMHNASESARQLSETFNSSSDVVQSSTSSMSEASLKAAEKMEQTGDDLSSAARESAETIKHSFTEASKNSAAKIEQSFDGFSDAAKSSSENLAQNAEKAGQHLLDAANETGSVLSQSYQQLISEMESSMQNLKSGNQSYIEQIDVQNKHLTALNSIYELQMQNLNQQNEQSQELYNKANQAIENMSAAVGDTQKYKEELNKLNDNLAALNNVYGNMLSSFNLNVNE, from the coding sequence ATGACATTATCGGAATTTGTTGAAAGTAAAACGTATAAGACAATAATGAAATATGTATACGGCTGGGGCGCATCTGTCGTGCTAGCTGGTGCATTGTTCAAAATCCAGCACTACCCTGGTGCAGGCGCTATGCTTGTAGCCGGTATGAGTACTGAGGTATTGATTTTCTTTTTGTCTGCTTTCGAGCCTTTGCACGAAGAACCAGACTGGACGCTGGTTTACCCTGAATTGGCTGGAATGACTAATGACCTGGACGATGATTTGCCCCGTCAGGATTATGGTATCCAACGTGATAGCAGATTGTTTAATGTTTCAGAAGCACCACCACCAGCTCCTACACAAGCTGCACCTACACAACAAGCTCCTGCTCCTCAAAGAAGTGGCGAAGCTCAGCCACAGGGTGTAGCCCCAGCTGGAGGAGGCTATCCGCCGGCAGGTGGGCAAAAAACATATGCGCTTGAGCGATTTGATGAGCTTCTTGAAAAAGCTGAACTCGGGCCGGATCTCTTTGTTAAAATGGGTGAAGGAATACAAAGGCTTTCAAATACCGCAGAAGACCTGAATAAAATGCAAGATGTTGTTGCTGCCAATGAAAATTATGCTGCAAATATGCATAATGCATCAGAATCAGCACGACAGCTATCCGAAACATTTAATTCATCGAGTGATGTGGTTCAAAGCTCTACCAGCTCAATGAGTGAAGCTTCATTGAAAGCAGCCGAGAAAATGGAACAAACAGGAGATGACTTATCCAGTGCTGCAAGAGAAAGTGCTGAAACTATTAAGCATTCCTTTACAGAAGCTTCGAAAAACAGTGCAGCAAAAATTGAACAATCATTTGATGGCTTCTCTGATGCTGCTAAATCGAGCTCCGAAAATCTTGCCCAAAATGCCGAGAAAGCCGGACAGCATCTATTAGATGCAGCTAATGAAACCGGTAGCGTATTGAGCCAAAGCTATCAGCAGCTCATATCTGAGATGGAATCCAGTATGCAAAACCTGAAATCAGGTAATCAGTCCTATATTGAGCAGATAGATGTTCAAAATAAACATCTTACAGCCCTAAATTCAATATATGAACTGCAAATGCAAAATCTGAATCAACAGAATGAGCAATCTCAGGAGCTTTATAATAAAGCTAATCAGGCAATAGAAAACATGAGTGCTGCAGTTGGTGACACTCAAAAATATAAAGAAGAATTGAATAAATTAAATGATAATCTTGCCGCATTGAATAATGTTTATGGTAATATGTTATCATCATTCAATCTTAACGTAAACGAATAA
- the gldM gene encoding gliding motility protein GldM — translation MAGGKETPRQKMIGMMYLFLTAMLALNVSKEVLHSFVLVNDSLSATVDNFTEKNKSIYNDFEKQASMNEEKVGKWRDLANQVKAKSNEINEYIKELKVEVVQAADGEDAPAITEDGDIIAEKIEAKDNLDVGGEVMVVKGRGPVLKEKIIEFREFLLENTDPSHTFIRKSINKNLNTDDPPAEEGAQVSWTSHHFSHMPLAAVLTMLTKTQSDIRNAEADILRYFYGQISAQDFKFNDLEPVVLPTKSNYVLKGTEYEAEVFIAAQDTTQKPSIYIGEYQQDENGRYSMVGSYDSLEIKNGRGIYQVRANTRGDKEWGGLIAMRAPDGSIQQFPFEAQYKVEVPTAIISASANRVFYYGVPNPLEVSVPGLRKDQLKPTATNARIVSHRGGLAVKPSKKGGKIKVSLYADIDNQRKFIGSSTFSVKQIPPPTPVLQPINVKFGDIAKGELGFADRVDAKLEGFIMEDIKYKVISFTVSTTDEGFTVDEEINGDRFNQAVTQMIQKASRNQKITFEDIKAEGPDGIKELSPMVFTIK, via the coding sequence ATGGCAGGTGGCAAAGAAACTCCCCGGCAGAAGATGATAGGAATGATGTATTTATTCCTCACGGCAATGCTTGCATTGAATGTTTCAAAGGAAGTTTTGCACTCTTTTGTACTTGTAAACGATAGCCTTTCCGCAACAGTAGATAATTTTACTGAAAAGAATAAAAGTATTTATAATGATTTCGAGAAACAAGCCTCTATGAACGAGGAGAAGGTTGGTAAGTGGAGAGATCTGGCCAATCAGGTTAAGGCAAAATCTAATGAAATCAATGAATACATAAAAGAGTTGAAAGTTGAGGTTGTGCAGGCCGCTGATGGAGAAGATGCTCCCGCTATTACTGAAGATGGTGATATTATTGCCGAAAAAATTGAGGCAAAGGACAATCTTGACGTTGGTGGCGAAGTTATGGTTGTCAAAGGTCGAGGCCCCGTTCTTAAAGAGAAAATTATTGAGTTTCGGGAATTTTTGCTCGAAAATACAGATCCGAGCCATACTTTTATTAGAAAGTCTATTAATAAGAATTTAAATACCGATGATCCGCCGGCAGAAGAAGGTGCTCAGGTCTCCTGGACTTCACACCATTTTTCGCATATGCCGCTTGCTGCCGTATTAACTATGTTAACTAAAACGCAGTCGGATATTCGTAATGCCGAAGCAGACATATTACGTTACTTTTACGGGCAGATAAGCGCTCAGGATTTTAAATTTAATGATCTTGAACCTGTTGTGCTGCCTACAAAGAGTAATTATGTACTCAAAGGCACAGAATATGAGGCAGAAGTGTTTATTGCCGCTCAGGATACAACGCAAAAGCCCAGTATTTATATTGGTGAATACCAACAAGATGAGAATGGTAGATATAGTATGGTTGGTAGTTATGATTCACTGGAGATTAAAAACGGACGTGGAATTTATCAGGTTAGAGCAAATACAAGAGGTGATAAGGAATGGGGTGGACTTATAGCTATGCGGGCTCCGGATGGTTCAATACAGCAATTCCCATTTGAGGCACAATATAAAGTAGAGGTGCCGACAGCTATTATTAGTGCTAGTGCGAACCGGGTATTCTATTATGGTGTTCCGAATCCTTTGGAAGTTTCAGTTCCTGGCTTGCGGAAAGATCAATTAAAGCCGACAGCTACTAACGCACGAATTGTATCCCATAGGGGAGGTTTAGCTGTGAAACCAAGTAAAAAAGGTGGAAAAATTAAGGTGAGCCTTTATGCTGATATCGATAACCAGAGAAAATTCATAGGTAGTAGTACCTTTAGTGTGAAGCAAATTCCCCCACCAACTCCCGTATTGCAACCCATTAACGTTAAATTTGGAGATATTGCAAAAGGAGAACTTGGCTTTGCAGACCGCGTTGATGCTAAACTAGAAGGCTTTATAATGGAAGATATTAAATATAAAGTTATAAGTTTTACTGTCAGCACTACTGATGAAGGATTTACTGTGGATGAAGAAATTAACGGTGATCGGTTCAATCAGGCTGTAACACAGATGATTCAGAAAGCCAGTCGTAATCAGAAGATTACTTTTGAAGATATTAAAGCTGAAGGACCTGATGGTATTAAGGAGTTGAGCCCCATGGTCTTCACTATTAAATAG
- the gldN gene encoding gliding motility protein GldN: MKKLVLFSFTFALLFSLLPTNEAKAQVLDGIYEKEHVPSRRPVPYSQLREADVMWKKRVWRCIDLRQKMNFHFYYPINRINERMNLTNLLVYGQTHEGVVLYDADENDRFTTILTTSEIEGKFDAGTQERKIVQDDGTEIVKEFYQPINYAEVKQIWLKEEWFFDRQRSKMEVRILGIMPIRFTEDPNTGELQKIRLFWAYYPAVRPILANHEVFNRFNDAKRRTYDDIFFKRFFDSYIVKESNVYEDRRIAEYRDGRMALWEAQKIKKEMFNYEQDLWSY; encoded by the coding sequence ATGAAAAAATTAGTGCTTTTCTCATTTACATTTGCCTTATTATTTTCTTTATTACCTACAAATGAGGCAAAAGCACAGGTTCTTGATGGTATTTATGAGAAAGAACACGTGCCTAGCAGACGTCCTGTTCCATATTCACAACTGCGCGAAGCAGATGTGATGTGGAAAAAACGAGTATGGCGTTGTATTGATTTACGTCAAAAAATGAATTTTCATTTTTATTATCCGATCAATCGCATCAATGAGCGTATGAACCTTACAAACCTACTGGTTTATGGACAAACCCATGAAGGAGTAGTCTTGTATGATGCTGACGAAAACGATCGTTTCACAACAATTCTTACAACCTCTGAAATCGAAGGAAAATTCGATGCAGGGACACAAGAGCGCAAGATCGTGCAGGATGACGGTACTGAGATAGTTAAGGAGTTTTACCAGCCAATTAATTATGCTGAGGTAAAACAAATATGGCTAAAAGAGGAGTGGTTTTTTGACAGGCAACGCTCTAAAATGGAAGTACGCATTCTTGGAATCATGCCTATACGCTTCACCGAAGATCCAAATACCGGCGAATTGCAAAAAATACGCTTATTTTGGGCATACTATCCTGCAGTAAGACCAATTTTAGCCAATCATGAGGTGTTTAATCGTTTTAATGATGCAAAACGTCGTACATACGATGATATTTTCTTCAAAAGATTTTTCGATAGCTATATCGTAAAAGAATCGAATGTATATGAAGATAGGCGTATTGCAGAATACCGTGATGGCCGGATGGCATTGTGGGAAGCACAAAAAATTAAGAAAGAGATGTTTAATTATGAGCAGGATCTCTGGTCATATTAG
- a CDS encoding mannose-1-phosphate guanylyltransferase, translating to MNNNLFCVIMAGGIDRRFWPLSRQNRPKQFIDLLDTGSTLLQMTYNRMAKVCPRENILIVTGFLFKDLVQEQIPEINDSQILIEPTRRNTAPCVAFANERIRAINPEASIIVTPADHLILNEDKFVKVINDGITFIEKEDALLSIGINPSRAETNYGYIQIEDTSQNEGIVKVKNFTEKPDKELAKFFIESGEFFWNAGIYIWKLKDITSAFELHLPEIQELFAENREAYNTDEEENFISRIYSGCKNISIDYGIMEKAENVYVYCANFGWSDLGTWSNLFDNKEKDDDHNVTNHQNILTYDTHNTLITTTDNKITAIQGLEDYVVAETYDSLLICKRSEEDKIREIVNDIKFKKGEENI from the coding sequence ATGAATAATAATCTTTTTTGCGTAATTATGGCAGGTGGCATTGACAGGCGCTTCTGGCCATTAAGCAGACAAAATCGCCCCAAACAATTTATCGACTTATTAGATACGGGTTCTACGCTACTCCAGATGACATACAACAGAATGGCAAAGGTTTGCCCCAGAGAAAACATATTAATTGTCACCGGATTCCTGTTTAAAGATCTTGTGCAAGAACAAATACCAGAGATTAACGATAGTCAGATCCTTATTGAACCAACAAGGCGCAATACAGCACCATGTGTTGCTTTTGCCAATGAGCGAATTAGAGCTATCAATCCGGAAGCCTCAATTATTGTAACCCCGGCTGACCACCTGATTTTAAATGAAGATAAATTTGTAAAAGTAATTAATGACGGAATAACCTTTATTGAAAAGGAAGATGCGTTACTATCAATTGGCATAAATCCTTCCAGAGCGGAAACGAATTATGGTTATATCCAAATTGAAGACACGTCACAAAATGAAGGAATAGTAAAAGTTAAAAATTTCACAGAGAAGCCTGACAAAGAGTTGGCTAAATTCTTTATTGAGAGTGGCGAATTTTTCTGGAATGCCGGTATTTACATATGGAAATTAAAAGATATTACATCCGCTTTCGAACTCCACTTACCGGAAATACAAGAGCTTTTTGCAGAGAACAGAGAAGCATACAATACTGATGAAGAGGAAAATTTTATTAGCAGAATTTATTCCGGTTGCAAAAACATATCGATTGACTACGGAATAATGGAAAAGGCCGAAAACGTATATGTCTATTGTGCGAATTTTGGCTGGTCGGACCTGGGCACCTGGAGCAATCTTTTTGACAATAAAGAGAAAGACGATGACCACAACGTTACAAACCATCAAAATATTCTCACATACGACACACACAACACACTAATAACTACTACAGATAATAAAATCACAGCCATTCAGGGTTTAGAAGATTATGTGGTTGCCGAGACTTATGATTCTTTATTAATATGTAAACGGTCTGAGGAAGATAAGATTCGGGAAATTGTAAATGATATTAAATTTAAAAAGGGAGAGGAAAATATATAA
- a CDS encoding tetrathionate reductase family octaheme c-type cytochrome — MKKLIHILFIVLVPQIIIAVLIYNYQNIKNEGNLEELQEAYAQVPQSSVDHAEFAVLQQDFETPHEVTEACLSCHTERGQELLKSSHFKWERETFIPGRGVVYLGKNNLINNFCTGIAGSEQTCTRCHAGFGYYDTTYNFHNEKNVDCLVCHDNSGIYKKAKGSAGYPAMGENAPDYGAIAHHIGRPNKQNCGVCHFYSAGGNNVKHGQLEKALLNTTKDVDVHMAQNGLDMECVDCHSAENHVMKGRYYGISSRDYNRATCEQCHNERPHEDDIINEHTIKVACQTCHIPEYAKVNATKMYWDWSTACDLKDGNPYYELDSMGNKAYLSIKGSFTWKRNVKPDYTFFNGTADHYLLTDVVDTFPVQINTLFGSYDDRESKIWPVKIHRGKQPYDPQQKRILQAKLWDPEPGNGALWVDFDWDASLKAGMEYIGLPYSGEYEFVETEMYLPLNHMVSPATKSVSCAECHNRDNSRMAGLSGFYMPGRDRNNMLDLIGWILVLGSLAGVLVHGGIRIAINRKQNH; from the coding sequence ATGAAAAAACTAATCCATATTTTATTCATTGTTCTAGTACCGCAAATAATAATTGCGGTATTAATTTACAACTATCAGAATATTAAGAATGAAGGTAATCTTGAAGAATTGCAAGAGGCATACGCACAGGTTCCTCAGTCATCAGTAGATCATGCTGAGTTTGCTGTTCTGCAGCAAGATTTTGAAACGCCACATGAGGTAACTGAGGCATGTTTGTCATGTCATACTGAACGGGGGCAGGAGTTACTTAAAAGCTCACATTTTAAGTGGGAAAGAGAGACGTTTATACCCGGCAGAGGTGTTGTTTATTTGGGTAAAAATAATTTGATCAACAACTTTTGTACAGGTATAGCCGGAAGTGAACAAACATGTACGCGTTGCCATGCTGGATTTGGATATTATGATACAACGTATAATTTTCATAATGAAAAGAACGTAGATTGCCTGGTATGTCATGATAATAGCGGGATCTATAAAAAAGCCAAGGGTAGTGCAGGATATCCTGCAATGGGAGAAAATGCGCCGGATTATGGTGCTATAGCCCACCATATTGGAAGGCCAAACAAACAAAATTGTGGAGTCTGCCATTTTTATAGTGCCGGAGGAAATAATGTAAAGCACGGGCAACTTGAAAAAGCCTTGCTAAACACCACAAAAGATGTGGATGTACATATGGCTCAAAATGGACTAGACATGGAGTGTGTGGACTGCCACAGTGCTGAAAATCATGTGATGAAAGGTCGTTATTATGGTATTTCATCCAGGGATTATAACCGGGCAACCTGCGAGCAATGTCACAATGAGCGACCACACGAAGACGACATTATAAATGAGCATACTATTAAAGTAGCTTGCCAGACCTGTCATATACCTGAATATGCCAAGGTAAATGCAACTAAAATGTATTGGGATTGGTCTACAGCTTGCGATTTAAAAGATGGTAATCCATACTATGAACTCGATTCAATGGGCAATAAAGCCTATCTTTCAATTAAGGGTAGTTTTACATGGAAACGAAATGTAAAACCCGATTATACGTTCTTTAACGGAACAGCAGATCATTATTTATTAACCGATGTCGTTGATACTTTCCCTGTACAAATCAATACACTTTTTGGTTCTTATGACGACAGAGAATCGAAAATTTGGCCGGTGAAAATTCACCGGGGCAAACAACCTTATGATCCCCAGCAAAAACGTATACTGCAGGCTAAACTGTGGGATCCTGAACCGGGAAATGGTGCTTTGTGGGTCGATTTTGACTGGGATGCTTCGCTTAAAGCAGGTATGGAATATATTGGCCTGCCATATAGCGGTGAATACGAATTTGTTGAGACAGAAATGTATCTTCCATTGAACCACATGGTATCGCCTGCCACCAAATCGGTTTCATGTGCAGAATGCCATAACCGTGATAATAGCCGTATGGCAGGGTTGAGTGGTTTCTATATGCCCGGAAGAGACCGAAATAACATGCTCGATTTAATCGGATGGATACTGGTACTGGGTTCCCTGGCAGGAGTACTTGTGCATGGAGGAATTCGAATTGCAATAAATAGAAAACAAAATCATTAG
- a CDS encoding cytochrome b/b6 domain-containing protein: MKKVYIYKSFERFWHWSQAMLIIFLAITGFEIHGSLDLFGFELAVKYHNVAAIAFIILIVFTIFWHFTTGEWKQYLPTTKNLQAQIRYYITGIFQNAPHPTRKTTLSKLNPLQRLVYLGLKVFIIPLMVVSGLLFLFYRYPQKGDIEYINVDGLENIAYLHTFGAFLLLAFLVVHLYLITTGHTVTSNLKAMITGYEELEEEGEDMVSGTETEAKTEENNSKS; encoded by the coding sequence ATGAAAAAAGTATATATCTATAAAAGTTTTGAACGTTTTTGGCACTGGTCCCAGGCCATGTTAATTATTTTTCTCGCCATTACAGGCTTCGAAATACATGGTTCGCTGGATTTATTTGGTTTTGAGCTGGCGGTAAAGTATCATAATGTTGCTGCAATTGCTTTCATTATTCTGATTGTTTTTACCATTTTTTGGCATTTTACAACCGGTGAATGGAAACAGTATTTACCCACAACTAAAAATCTCCAGGCCCAAATACGTTACTATATTACCGGAATATTTCAGAATGCACCGCACCCGACACGAAAAACTACCCTTAGCAAACTTAATCCACTACAAAGGCTGGTTTATCTGGGATTGAAGGTTTTTATAATTCCTTTGATGGTTGTTTCCGGATTGTTGTTTTTGTTTTACCGTTACCCGCAAAAGGGCGATATTGAATATATAAATGTGGACGGGCTTGAAAATATAGCTTATCTGCATACTTTTGGCGCCTTTCTGCTGCTGGCCTTTTTAGTTGTACACCTTTACCTTATTACTACAGGCCATACAGTAACATCGAACTTAAAAGCAATGATTACAGGTTATGAAGAGCTCGAAGAGGAAGGTGAAGATATGGTCTCGGGCACAGAAACAGAAGCAAAAACTGAGGAAAATAATTCTAAATCATAA
- a CDS encoding rhodanese-like domain-containing protein — translation MKKLFIFILIIAAFAACQTENKSKDNSAESADRFSIVMSYLESNGNYINSASIPSIISAKKLYGLLDRNTLVIDIRKEPHYQDGHIAGAVNVKYSNLLNYFEKNIDPASFDVIAIACYSGQSAGFATSLLRLLGYDNVYSLKWGMSSWKKKFADMKWSKKTSNKYLDAITTESKPKAEFGEYPKIMSEDSMAYNIIRKRAHKMFKNGFRHYAVKNNVLFEQPESFYIINYWPEKFYKKGHIPGAIQYTPKKSLDRASYLQTLPVDKPVVPYCFTGQHSAYVTAYLALIGYEARTLLYGANGFMHDMLVNEIGHAFTEKQVMDYPTSKDQSQTRPKAKKEEKSESTVSVSGGC, via the coding sequence ATGAAGAAACTATTCATATTCATACTGATTATTGCTGCTTTTGCGGCATGTCAGACTGAAAACAAATCAAAAGACAATAGTGCTGAATCAGCTGACCGGTTCAGTATTGTGATGAGCTATCTGGAAAGTAACGGAAATTATATAAACAGTGCTTCCATACCATCAATTATAAGCGCAAAAAAGCTTTATGGGCTTTTGGATCGCAATACACTGGTAATTGATATTCGCAAAGAGCCTCATTACCAGGATGGACATATTGCGGGAGCTGTAAATGTTAAATATAGCAACCTGTTAAATTATTTTGAAAAGAATATTGACCCAGCTTCATTTGATGTGATAGCAATCGCATGTTATTCGGGCCAATCTGCCGGCTTTGCTACAAGCTTGCTGAGGCTTTTGGGCTACGACAATGTTTATTCGCTTAAATGGGGTATGAGTTCGTGGAAAAAGAAATTTGCTGACATGAAGTGGTCCAAAAAGACCAGTAACAAATATTTGGATGCCATTACAACAGAAAGTAAACCAAAAGCTGAATTTGGAGAATATCCTAAAATTATGTCCGAAGACAGCATGGCTTACAATATAATTCGTAAGAGAGCGCATAAAATGTTTAAAAATGGTTTTCGTCATTATGCAGTCAAGAATAATGTACTGTTTGAACAACCTGAATCATTTTATATAATCAACTACTGGCCGGAGAAGTTTTATAAAAAAGGACATATTCCCGGAGCCATACAGTATACACCAAAAAAATCATTAGACAGGGCTTCGTATCTTCAAACATTGCCCGTTGATAAACCTGTTGTTCCTTATTGTTTTACAGGCCAGCACAGTGCTTATGTTACCGCATATTTAGCATTGATAGGGTATGAGGCCAGGACACTGCTATACGGTGCAAATGGCTTTATGCATGATATGTTGGTTAATGAAATTGGTCATGCCTTTACCGAAAAGCAGGTAATGGATTATCCAACAAGTAAAGACCAATCGCAGACCAGGCCAAAAGCAAAGAAAGAAGAGAAATCAGAATCTACCGTCAGTGTTTCGGGTGGATGCTAA